The following coding sequences are from one Culicoidibacter larvae window:
- a CDS encoding DeoR/GlpR family DNA-binding transcription regulator yields MIPYKRRKMILDLLKEQEYIYLDDIVERSGVSEPTIRRDLKYLEDAGEIERLHGGAARLVDTRREVPLIQRTMIHAEEKQAIGRKAASLVSDNDRIFIDAGTTTHMMVSYLSSVHNLQVFTNGITQMQELLAHNIPCFFVGGEIKSSTQAAIGPMTIKTIDGFLFDKCFIGANGASHSFGFTNADPDESIVKEHAITHSKLAYVLVDNSKFDAVSFCKFADFNQASVVTDAITDDVYEQFDNIIICN; encoded by the coding sequence ATGATTCCTTATAAACGCAGAAAAATGATTCTTGATTTGCTGAAAGAGCAGGAGTATATATATTTAGATGACATTGTTGAGCGCTCGGGCGTTTCTGAGCCGACAATCCGGCGTGATTTGAAGTATCTTGAGGATGCCGGTGAAATCGAACGTCTGCATGGCGGCGCGGCGCGGCTGGTAGATACCAGACGTGAAGTGCCATTGATTCAGCGGACGATGATTCATGCTGAGGAGAAGCAGGCAATTGGCCGCAAGGCTGCGAGCCTAGTTAGTGATAATGATAGAATCTTTATTGATGCCGGGACAACTACACATATGATGGTAAGCTATTTAAGCTCAGTGCATAATCTGCAGGTGTTTACTAATGGTATAACCCAGATGCAGGAATTACTGGCGCACAATATTCCTTGCTTCTTTGTCGGCGGTGAAATTAAGTCATCGACTCAGGCAGCAATCGGTCCTATGACAATTAAGACTATAGACGGATTTCTGTTTGACAAATGTTTTATCGGTGCTAACGGAGCCAGTCATAGCTTTGGCTTTACAAATGCTGATCCGGATGAATCAATTGTTAAGGAACACGCCATCACTCACTCCAAACTTGCTTATGTTTTGGTAGATAACTCAAAATTTGATGCGGTATCATTCTGTAAGTTCGCTGATTTCAATCAAGCCTCAGTAGTAACCGATGCTATTACTGATGATGTTTACGAGCAATTTGATAATATTATTATATGCAATTAA
- a CDS encoding phospho-sugar mutase, whose protein sequence is MNNEIEIWKNAELLTTEEKSQINQYSEAELIDAFAGELGFGTGGARGLIGIGPNRLNRFTVSKLTLGVAKWLLANSAGSRVVIAYDNRYMSKEFASLSAQILMAQGIEVFCFEILMPTPLLSFAVRYLEADAGIMITASHNPKEYNGYKLYNNFGAQLLPDEVESLLPFIETVGATLQEYQYAETTAQPVPEACVAAYIAQVERLLHPQYRDDYAKVSIGYSPQHGTGGSIVPRVFAECGFTNVTYVAEQMPSDEQFSATKSANPENPQAFEQLLEYGERLQLDVLLTTDPDADRLGAGVRYQGSYQLLSGNQLGALVVDYLLQHGVDDGTVVKTIVTSDFGAAVARKGGLVVHETLTGFKYIGAFAHQENPKQFVFGYEESFGYLLGDFVFDKDAVQMCAVVAEMAAFYKRQGFTLVDRLEQLYAEFGFYLEDLWNLQVSTARVQEIYQIFDALPAELLLANGIVMKNDYQTSRQYQLTEAREQVLTLPKAQVLKFYFSDGSWFCIRPSGTEPQIKLYFAVQGATNIESKKRLAELTDFATSVLNF, encoded by the coding sequence ATGAACAATGAAATTGAAATTTGGAAAAATGCTGAGCTGCTAACTACTGAGGAGAAAAGTCAAATCAATCAGTACAGTGAGGCTGAACTGATTGATGCATTTGCCGGCGAGCTCGGTTTTGGCACCGGTGGTGCCCGCGGGTTAATTGGTATTGGTCCGAATCGGTTGAACCGATTCACGGTATCCAAATTAACTTTGGGTGTTGCTAAGTGGTTACTAGCTAACTCGGCTGGAAGCCGTGTGGTTATTGCCTATGATAATCGCTATATGTCAAAGGAATTTGCGAGTTTGAGTGCACAAATACTGATGGCGCAAGGTATTGAGGTATTTTGCTTTGAAATTTTAATGCCAACGCCGTTATTGTCATTTGCAGTTCGGTATTTAGAAGCTGATGCCGGTATTATGATTACTGCGTCGCATAATCCTAAGGAGTATAATGGCTATAAACTATATAATAATTTCGGTGCTCAGTTATTGCCGGATGAAGTAGAAAGCTTGCTGCCGTTTATTGAGACAGTTGGCGCTACGTTGCAGGAGTATCAATATGCTGAGACAACGGCGCAGCCGGTGCCAGAGGCATGTGTGGCTGCCTACATTGCGCAAGTTGAGCGATTGTTGCATCCGCAATACCGTGATGATTATGCCAAAGTCAGTATTGGTTACTCACCGCAGCATGGGACTGGTGGCAGCATAGTTCCACGAGTTTTTGCTGAGTGTGGTTTTACTAATGTGACTTATGTTGCAGAGCAGATGCCAAGCGATGAGCAGTTTTCGGCGACGAAGTCGGCGAATCCGGAGAATCCGCAGGCATTTGAACAGTTATTGGAATATGGCGAGCGTCTGCAACTGGATGTGTTGCTGACTACCGATCCGGATGCTGATCGGCTGGGTGCCGGAGTTCGATATCAAGGCAGTTACCAGTTGTTAAGCGGGAATCAGCTTGGCGCGCTAGTGGTTGATTATTTATTGCAACATGGTGTAGATGATGGCACTGTGGTCAAGACGATTGTTACTTCGGATTTCGGGGCTGCCGTTGCTCGCAAGGGCGGGCTGGTTGTTCACGAGACCTTAACCGGTTTTAAATATATTGGTGCGTTTGCCCATCAAGAAAATCCAAAGCAATTTGTTTTTGGTTATGAAGAGAGTTTTGGCTACTTGCTTGGTGATTTCGTTTTTGACAAGGATGCCGTTCAGATGTGTGCTGTTGTTGCTGAGATGGCGGCGTTTTACAAGCGGCAGGGGTTCACTTTGGTTGATCGACTTGAACAGCTTTACGCGGAGTTTGGCTTTTACCTTGAGGATTTATGGAATTTGCAGGTGTCAACGGCAAGAGTACAGGAGATATATCAGATTTTTGATGCGTTACCGGCAGAACTGCTTTTAGCTAATGGTATTGTTATGAAAAATGATTATCAAACATCGCGCCAGTATCAGTTAACAGAGGCGAGGGAGCAAGTATTGACGCTTCCTAAAGCACAGGTGCTGAAGTTTTATTTTAGTGATGGTTCTTGGTTTTGTATTCGCCCAAGTGGTACTGAGCCACAAATTAAATTGTACTTTGCGGTGCAAGGGGCCACAAATATTGAAAGTAAGAAGCGCTTAGCAGAATTGACTGATTTTGCAACAAGCGTTCTAAATTTTTAA
- a CDS encoding glycoside hydrolase family 130 protein, which produces MSLNRIPENPIITIDDVKPSRPDTEVICAFNSAAAQVGDETVLLIRVAEKFINDDANVLSVPVYEPVDGVYQMVRKDLNVPELKAAGYNFDDPRVVEAPSARDGLAVVYLSSLSHLRVARSKDGIHFDIEEKPFIEPTTEYEAWGCEDPRLTYLDGIYYINYTAVSPLGVATMLATTKDFVTYEKHGLIFAPENRNVCFFPRKVNGKYLAFNRPAPEGIGTPNIWLAESNDMLHWGNQKFFYSVQKDGWETGRIGGGFHPIETEKGWLFIYHAADISNRYCLGAFLLDKNDPLKIIAKSEKPILEPELEYETAGFFGGVVFTCGGYLQDDMLYVYYGVADENMALATIKLDDLFAELGV; this is translated from the coding sequence ATGTCTTTGAACAGAATCCCTGAAAATCCAATTATTACAATTGATGATGTAAAGCCTAGTCGCCCTGATACTGAGGTAATCTGTGCTTTCAACTCCGCAGCAGCTCAAGTTGGTGATGAAACTGTACTTTTGATTCGCGTTGCCGAGAAGTTTATTAATGATGATGCCAATGTTTTATCGGTACCGGTGTATGAACCAGTTGATGGTGTATATCAAATGGTGCGTAAAGACCTAAATGTTCCAGAATTAAAAGCGGCAGGATATAACTTTGATGATCCTCGGGTTGTTGAAGCACCTAGCGCACGTGATGGTCTTGCAGTCGTATATCTTTCATCACTTTCACATTTACGGGTTGCTCGTAGTAAAGATGGTATTCATTTTGATATTGAAGAAAAGCCATTTATTGAACCTACTACTGAATATGAAGCTTGGGGTTGTGAAGATCCACGGCTGACTTACTTAGATGGTATTTACTATATTAACTATACAGCAGTATCACCTTTAGGAGTTGCGACAATGTTAGCGACCACTAAAGACTTTGTTACTTATGAAAAACATGGATTGATATTTGCACCGGAGAATCGCAATGTTTGTTTCTTCCCGCGAAAAGTGAATGGTAAATATTTAGCATTCAACCGTCCGGCACCGGAAGGCATCGGTACGCCAAACATCTGGCTGGCAGAGTCAAACGATATGTTGCACTGGGGCAATCAAAAGTTTTTCTATAGTGTGCAGAAAGACGGTTGGGAAACCGGCCGAATCGGCGGTGGTTTCCATCCAATCGAAACTGAAAAGGGCTGGTTGTTCATTTACCATGCCGCAGATATCAGCAATCGATATTGCTTAGGGGCATTTTTATTGGATAAAAATGATCCGCTGAAAATTATTGCTAAGAGCGAGAAACCAATTCTGGAACCAGAACTTGAATATGAAACTGCCGGATTCTTTGGCGGGGTAGTATTTACTTGTGGTGGTTACCTTCAAGATGATATGCTGTATGTGTATTATGGTGTTGCTGATGAAAATATGGCACTGGCAACAATCAAGCTTGATGACTTGTTTGCCGAACTAGGTGTATAA
- a CDS encoding DUF1861 family protein has product MIKTCLELRDEYRKNNFSITADKLQFIGVDGFDVYNISKPFIDGGRQLLAGRVEPRDSEDSTVRFFEVNDTVCTLVSDAPEFRLQDPFVHVVRDQLILGGVEIFEHPQQPGALWWRTVVYGGASLADLKPLFVGPNGMKDIRFVDLGARIGVFTRPQGEYGGRGQIGFVTITDWHELSADLVAQAPLIDGLFVADEWGGVNDAHFLGDTSIAVLGHCACFGEQGERHYYPFTFVFDFTTMTVSNVKMIFERSDLPAGASKRPDLIDVVFPGGMHLFDGVMQVYCGLSDAEAGRVIISDPFVKGRLTNEQ; this is encoded by the coding sequence ATGATAAAGACATGCTTGGAACTACGTGATGAGTATCGTAAAAATAATTTTTCTATAACTGCTGATAAACTGCAATTTATTGGTGTCGACGGTTTTGATGTGTATAATATCAGCAAGCCGTTTATCGATGGTGGCCGTCAGTTGCTTGCCGGGCGAGTTGAGCCCCGTGATAGCGAAGACTCGACCGTTCGTTTCTTTGAGGTCAATGACACGGTTTGTACTTTAGTGAGTGATGCGCCGGAATTTAGGCTACAGGATCCGTTTGTGCATGTGGTTCGCGACCAATTGATTTTGGGCGGGGTTGAGATTTTTGAACACCCTCAGCAACCGGGTGCGCTTTGGTGGCGGACGGTTGTTTATGGCGGGGCGTCGCTTGCTGATTTGAAGCCATTGTTTGTAGGGCCTAATGGAATGAAAGATATTCGCTTTGTTGACTTGGGTGCGCGCATTGGTGTGTTTACCCGGCCGCAAGGCGAGTATGGTGGTCGTGGTCAAATTGGATTTGTGACAATTACTGATTGGCATGAGTTGAGTGCTGATTTGGTTGCCCAGGCGCCACTTATTGATGGTTTGTTTGTTGCCGATGAATGGGGTGGCGTTAATGATGCTCACTTTCTTGGTGACACTTCAATTGCGGTGTTAGGTCATTGTGCATGTTTTGGTGAGCAGGGCGAACGTCATTATTACCCATTTACTTTCGTATTTGATTTTACAACTATGACAGTGAGCAATGTAAAAATGATTTTTGAGCGTTCTGATTTACCTGCCGGAGCAAGCAAGCGGCCGGATTTAATTGATGTTGTTTTCCCAGGCGGCATGCATTTGTTTGATGGTGTCATGCAGGTGTATTGCGGTTTGAGCGATGCTGAAGCCGGCCGGGTTATTATCAGTGACCCTTTTGTAAAGGGGCGATTGACGAATGAACAATGA
- a CDS encoding carbohydrate ABC transporter permease: MAGSTLTLKPKKKRLGKTLLVIWASVFLIVAIFPYIYMVLQSLAPWDQVDKVVFPSEFTLRSFDFLLTGGNTGMPRPWLNAFANSIIVSLTTTLLSLGLAMLLGYAITKLRFRGSKLVNNFILFQMFFPAVILLVPTFMVSKFLGMNNTYFGMIIPKIISAWAIFMYVNFYRTIPDEVLEAARMDGASEWQVVFRIVFPMTKSITTILFLFLFMERWGELLWDMIIVKSENLMTLNVLLATMKGPYGSFPGPLYAGAVLLTVPILILFIIFSKNFSEGMNYVTK; encoded by the coding sequence ATGGCTGGTAGTACATTGACCCTAAAACCTAAAAAGAAAAGATTAGGGAAAACTTTACTGGTTATCTGGGCAAGTGTCTTTTTAATCGTAGCAATCTTTCCTTATATCTATATGGTGTTACAATCATTAGCTCCTTGGGATCAAGTTGATAAAGTTGTTTTTCCGAGTGAATTTACTTTGCGCTCATTTGATTTCTTGCTAACCGGTGGTAATACCGGTATGCCGCGACCTTGGCTGAATGCATTTGCTAACAGTATCATTGTTTCATTAACGACAACTTTGTTGTCGTTAGGCTTAGCCATGTTGCTTGGTTATGCAATTACTAAATTGCGTTTCCGCGGCAGTAAACTGGTCAATAATTTTATTCTGTTTCAAATGTTCTTCCCGGCAGTTATTTTGCTGGTACCGACATTTATGGTTTCTAAGTTTTTAGGTATGAATAATACTTATTTTGGGATGATTATTCCTAAGATAATCAGTGCTTGGGCAATATTTATGTATGTAAACTTCTATCGTACGATTCCGGACGAGGTTTTAGAAGCTGCCCGTATGGATGGTGCCAGTGAGTGGCAGGTAGTCTTTAGAATTGTTTTTCCAATGACCAAGTCAATCACAACAATACTGTTTCTCTTCTTATTTATGGAACGTTGGGGCGAGTTGCTCTGGGATATGATCATTGTTAAGAGTGAGAACTTAATGACCTTAAATGTGTTGCTCGCAACCATGAAAGGTCCATACGGCAGTTTCCCCGGACCATTATATGCAGGTGCGGTGTTGCTGACAGTACCGATTTTAATCTTATTCATTATCTTCAGTAAGAATTTCTCGGAAGGTATGAATTACGTTACCAAATAA
- a CDS encoding sugar ABC transporter substrate-binding protein, whose amino-acid sequence MKKIFSTMMVVVILGALLTACGGNTSSDTITFWTAPNNQQLAFWTKMAESYNATNPTLKIEVQQMPESPSSEAGIQNAIASGEAPVASENIQRGFAAQLADSEAILDLSNNAQFKALVEQRNMSDVIKGWEIDGKQYVVPLFSNPVLNMWRVDMLKELGINEMPTTYDEVYAIADKIAASGQDKFALYDYKISRPADWWERWFDFMNYYEAASEGKAFIEGNTLVADDAAAIDALTLIATLGQKSNGLLTVETPDAAESGVTAGFATGPWALPNIKEKFPDLKAGVNYDFTMPPTKDGAGQYTFADTKGIVFYQGASDEQISGMMDFLAFTLTEQNDLDFLKMTDLIPARDDLSTNATFQSYFDENPINKKFAEQVPNAIPAMSNPNMATIQEVIGTHMQKMVTENISPADTWNAIKAELATTLAE is encoded by the coding sequence ATGAAAAAGATTTTTAGTACAATGATGGTTGTCGTGATTCTCGGAGCCTTATTGACTGCTTGTGGCGGGAATACAAGCTCAGATACCATTACGTTCTGGACGGCGCCAAACAACCAGCAATTAGCATTTTGGACCAAAATGGCCGAAAGTTATAATGCGACAAATCCTACTTTGAAAATTGAGGTTCAGCAAATGCCTGAATCACCAAGTTCAGAGGCAGGAATTCAGAATGCTATTGCCAGTGGTGAAGCACCGGTAGCATCTGAAAACATTCAACGTGGTTTTGCTGCTCAGTTAGCTGATAGTGAAGCAATTCTTGATTTATCAAACAATGCTCAATTTAAAGCTTTAGTTGAACAACGTAATATGAGCGATGTTATTAAAGGCTGGGAGATTGACGGTAAGCAATATGTTGTTCCATTATTCTCAAATCCAGTGCTTAACATGTGGCGGGTAGACATGTTGAAAGAATTAGGTATTAATGAAATGCCAACTACATATGATGAAGTTTATGCAATTGCTGATAAGATTGCTGCAAGTGGTCAAGATAAATTTGCATTGTATGACTATAAAATTTCACGTCCTGCTGACTGGTGGGAACGTTGGTTCGATTTTATGAACTACTATGAAGCAGCGAGTGAAGGGAAAGCTTTTATTGAAGGAAATACCCTTGTTGCTGATGATGCAGCAGCAATTGATGCGTTAACTTTAATTGCTACGCTCGGTCAAAAATCAAATGGTTTATTAACTGTTGAAACTCCGGATGCTGCTGAAAGCGGAGTAACTGCCGGATTTGCAACCGGACCATGGGCGTTACCAAATATTAAGGAAAAATTCCCTGATTTAAAAGCTGGTGTTAATTATGACTTTACAATGCCACCAACTAAAGATGGTGCCGGTCAATACACATTTGCGGATACCAAAGGTATTGTCTTCTATCAAGGCGCAAGCGATGAACAAATTAGCGGTATGATGGATTTTCTGGCATTTACTTTAACTGAGCAAAATGATCTGGATTTCTTAAAAATGACTGACTTGATTCCAGCACGTGATGATCTTTCTACAAATGCAACTTTCCAAAGTTATTTTGATGAAAACCCAATTAACAAAAAATTTGCAGAGCAAGTTCCTAATGCAATCCCGGCAATGAGTAATCCTAATATGGCAACAATCCAAGAAGTTATCGGTACCCATATGCAAAAAATGGTGACTGAGAACATCAGTCCTGCTGATACTTGGAATGCTATTAAAGCAGAACTTGCAACAACATTAGCAGAGTAA
- a CDS encoding glycosyltransferase family 2 protein has translation MYSLMFILSGVKGDIVGVLSNPDTTFQSIGWILVNGLNLLFNVAMYAVNTFMLLFMIYIAVLTLIGFKKIKRNYEIVAPKKSFLVLVPAHNEESVIAGIVDNLNNNMDYPRELFDIYVIADNCNDRTAEIAREHGAGVVEHTSPPGEPKGKPYGIRYALKELDGIINNYDNVAFFDADNLVATNFFTEMNSQFLSDDSIKVSQAYLDCKNPDDSYVSIGYAAGYYQTNRFFQNAKNTLGLTPAIGGTGFTVDRLALQEIGWTADSLTEDFEFQVQCVSEGYRSVWNHFTAVYDEKPTEAKQSIIQRLRWARGHWSIHRKYFGQLMRRFKDSKKLTGKRDWNALDTGVYTLLPLIAGASPFLMVINGLLGNTQIVWIAAMMMVMAIGSVILAKFAMKRDTIVTTNYNIFKILFGMMWFSFTFIGIYIAGILTYKNREWVRTEHRSQVNIDSLVTK, from the coding sequence ATGTATTCATTAATGTTTATATTAAGTGGAGTAAAAGGCGATATTGTCGGTGTGTTATCCAACCCGGATACAACATTCCAATCTATCGGCTGGATATTAGTAAATGGGTTGAATTTATTATTTAATGTGGCAATGTACGCAGTAAATACATTCATGTTGCTGTTTATGATATATATTGCTGTGCTAACATTAATTGGATTTAAGAAAATCAAACGAAACTACGAAATCGTAGCACCAAAGAAAAGTTTCTTGGTGTTAGTGCCGGCGCATAATGAAGAATCAGTTATTGCCGGAATTGTAGACAATTTAAATAATAATATGGATTACCCGCGTGAGCTTTTCGATATCTATGTTATTGCAGATAACTGCAATGACCGGACTGCTGAAATTGCCCGCGAACATGGTGCCGGAGTCGTTGAACATACTAGCCCTCCGGGTGAACCAAAAGGGAAACCTTACGGAATTCGCTATGCGTTGAAAGAATTAGACGGTATTATCAATAATTATGATAACGTAGCTTTCTTTGATGCTGATAACTTAGTTGCGACGAACTTCTTTACAGAAATGAACTCACAATTTTTATCAGATGATTCAATTAAAGTATCTCAAGCATACCTTGACTGTAAAAACCCGGATGATTCATATGTTTCAATCGGATATGCAGCTGGTTACTATCAAACCAATCGTTTCTTCCAAAATGCGAAGAATACTTTAGGATTAACACCGGCAATCGGCGGAACCGGATTTACCGTTGATCGTCTTGCTTTGCAAGAAATTGGCTGGACTGCTGATTCATTGACTGAAGATTTTGAATTCCAAGTACAATGTGTTAGCGAAGGCTATCGTTCGGTATGGAATCACTTTACTGCGGTATACGATGAGAAACCGACTGAGGCTAAACAATCAATTATTCAGCGTTTACGTTGGGCACGTGGCCACTGGTCAATTCACCGTAAATATTTCGGTCAATTAATGCGTCGTTTCAAAGACTCTAAAAAATTGACTGGTAAACGTGACTGGAACGCATTAGATACGGGTGTATATACCTTGTTACCATTGATAGCCGGAGCTTCTCCGTTCTTGATGGTTATTAACGGCTTGTTAGGGAATACACAAATTGTTTGGATTGCAGCAATGATGATGGTTATGGCAATTGGTTCAGTAATCTTAGCAAAATTCGCGATGAAACGAGATACAATAGTAACAACCAATTATAATATTTTTAAAATATTATTTGGGATGATGTGGTTCTCATTTACATTCATCGGTATCTATATTGCTGGTATCCTTACTTACAAAAACCGTGAGTGGGTACGAACAGAGCATAGAAGTCAAGTGAACATTGATTCGCTCGTAACAAAATAA
- a CDS encoding maltose acetyltransferase domain-containing protein, which yields MTEKEKMLAGLPYDAGDKQLREERMHARMLLHKFNHSMPDAKQERVAVLTELFGSYDGGTIEPNFRCDYGSNIYFGKNFYANFDCVILDVCEVHIGDNCMFGPGVHIYTAGHPLNAVERNSGIEFGSPVTLGESVWVGGHVSILPGVHIGNNVVIGSGSVVTKDFPDDVVIAGNPAKIIKHIDNK from the coding sequence ATGACTGAGAAAGAAAAAATGCTGGCCGGACTTCCCTATGACGCTGGTGATAAACAATTGCGTGAAGAACGAATGCACGCAAGAATGCTGTTGCATAAATTTAATCATTCGATGCCTGATGCTAAGCAGGAACGGGTTGCAGTACTGACTGAATTGTTTGGTAGTTATGATGGTGGTACAATTGAACCTAATTTCCGTTGTGACTATGGCAGTAATATTTATTTTGGTAAAAATTTCTATGCAAACTTTGATTGTGTAATTCTCGATGTGTGTGAGGTACATATCGGTGATAACTGTATGTTTGGACCTGGCGTGCATATTTACACGGCCGGGCATCCATTAAATGCGGTCGAACGTAATAGTGGTATTGAGTTCGGCAGCCCGGTAACCCTTGGCGAGAGTGTTTGGGTTGGTGGTCATGTGAGTATTTTACCCGGTGTGCATATCGGCAACAATGTAGTTATTGGATCGGGTTCGGTAGTAACTAAAGATTTTCCCGATGACGTGGTCATCGCGGGAAATCCGGCAAAAATTATCAAACATATCGATAATAAGTAG
- a CDS encoding DUF308 domain-containing protein: MKTQSKVLLGVEAAIFFIIAIAAIAWPGITDILLVYFAGAALLVSGIAALIQSFGLKGVPGRGVIIFSGILGVILGLVLLFANPITGTLILVYTLLFWFIMTSITQIVVASQIKGGWAVFSIILNVIVILLSIWGFFDVTFALGVYFWTIALAFMFLAVSKLMQIFIPQAPSV; the protein is encoded by the coding sequence ATGAAAACTCAATCAAAAGTGCTTCTTGGAGTTGAAGCAGCTATCTTTTTTATCATCGCAATTGCAGCGATTGCATGGCCAGGGATTACTGATATCTTGTTGGTATACTTTGCCGGAGCAGCCTTATTAGTTTCAGGAATTGCAGCTTTGATTCAATCGTTTGGCTTAAAAGGTGTTCCTGGACGCGGCGTAATTATTTTCAGTGGTATTTTAGGGGTTATTTTAGGACTTGTCTTATTGTTTGCTAACCCAATTACCGGAACATTAATTCTTGTGTACACATTGTTATTCTGGTTCATTATGACATCAATTACTCAAATTGTTGTTGCTAGCCAAATTAAAGGCGGATGGGCAGTATTCTCAATTATCTTAAATGTTATCGTAATTCTTTTAAGTATTTGGGGATTCTTCGATGTTACCTTCGCATTGGGCGTATACTTCTGGACAATTGCTTTAGCATTCATGTTCCTGGCAGTATCAAAATTAATGCAAATATTTATTCCGCAAGCGCCTAGCGTTTAG
- a CDS encoding carbohydrate ABC transporter permease encodes MKTKSRNVIGWIFSSPYLILGTLFFLIPLFWAFFLSITNWNLMSPKFDIVGIENFAKAIFSPEVQAAFFNAYKFAILIVPLVVVISFVLAYTIYHLPRKVKPVFSVAFFVPYISSGVAISFVVRGLLSYNSPLNELLRANWGITLDINTNAALATGVIVAMIVWKMVGYYSLFLLSSLESIERDVHDAAKIDGVGPVKKIFSIILPMIYPALFTITTLSVGLCFGIFTEPYMLTGGGPDMATNTWQLTVFNESFVRSNSGYGAAVAILNAVVIFISLLAIQKLLKKWGARYGW; translated from the coding sequence ATGAAAACAAAAAGCAGAAATGTAATCGGCTGGATTTTTTCCAGCCCTTACTTAATTTTAGGAACACTCTTCTTTTTAATTCCATTGTTTTGGGCATTCTTTTTGTCTATAACCAACTGGAATCTCATGTCGCCAAAATTCGATATCGTCGGGATAGAGAATTTTGCTAAAGCGATTTTTAGCCCGGAAGTACAAGCAGCGTTCTTTAACGCATATAAATTTGCAATTCTGATAGTACCACTGGTAGTTGTTATTTCGTTTGTATTGGCGTACACGATTTATCACTTGCCACGCAAAGTGAAGCCGGTTTTCTCAGTAGCATTCTTTGTACCTTATATCTCCTCAGGCGTAGCAATTTCATTTGTTGTGCGGGGATTATTATCGTATAATAGTCCGCTAAATGAGTTGTTGCGGGCAAATTGGGGTATTACTTTGGATATTAATACTAACGCCGCTTTAGCGACCGGCGTTATCGTAGCCATGATTGTTTGGAAAATGGTTGGTTACTATTCATTGTTCCTGCTTTCAAGTTTGGAAAGTATTGAGCGTGATGTTCACGATGCCGCTAAAATTGATGGTGTTGGTCCGGTTAAAAAGATATTCAGTATAATTTTACCGATGATTTATCCGGCATTATTTACAATTACTACCTTATCAGTTGGCCTTTGTTTCGGTATCTTTACCGAACCATATATGCTGACCGGTGGTGGTCCGGATATGGCAACCAATACTTGGCAATTAACCGTATTTAATGAATCGTTTGTGCGGTCAAACTCTGGATACGGAGCAGCGGTGGCAATATTGAATGCTGTTGTTATCTTTATTTCATTATTGGCAATACAAAAGTTACTCAAGAAATGGGGTGCGCGATATGGCTGGTAG